The DNA sequence CGACAAACCCGAAAGATCGAGGTCTGTTACCTTCTGACCAAAGACATCCAGTTTCTCCACTTCAATTACAAGCGGGTGAGTGGCCTTCCCTACCGCGAACGAGCCGCCAGATAAAACGGTTGCCTGCAATTCTTCCGCTTGGGTGACCTGTACAGAGATCGAAATCTCCTTCTCCAGCTTGCCATCTGAAACGAGAGCCTTGACCACCACTTCACCTAAGCCCTTCGGCTTAAGGACTAAGCCATTTTGCTCTATGATTGCTTCTACGATTCCTTGTTTATCCATTTTAATAGAATCGGCAACCAACACGAGAGTGTCTCCGTTCGCGTCTGTTGCTAGATCACTCGCTTCGAAGGTGATCGGCTGGCTGCTTAGCCCTAGTGTTTGAACTGGGATCGTTTTGGATTGAGGAGCATAATTGGTAGATCCTCCGCCACCACCTCCGCCGCCTCCACCAGTGGGAGGAGGACTAGTGCCATTGGTGCTCTTAATATTGTCTTTTACTCTAGCATAGTTGGTCACAGCGTCCGCTGTTTTCGTTCCCTCGGGTAACCGAAGATTGTTTACCGTAAGTCCAGTGTTTAACGTCAGCTTCGACCTGGTATCCGCCACTTGGATCTGTTCAATCGTTCCTGTATTGTTAAGGACGAGGTTGCCGCTTCCCATGACGTTCAACTGCTTGATCTGTCCTGATCCAGAAAGCTGGGTCTGCTGCTGGCCCCGTACTTCAAGAACCCCAATATTGGCATGAAGCTCTAGCTGCTGAACCCCCTCTTGCACCGTCAGCTTAGGAAGCGTAATCTGGCTGTCGGCTGTGATCGCAGCATTCACGTTGACGGACAGGTCGCCGACCGTGGTTTGTCCTCTCGGTGCTACACGAACTTGCGGTTTGTTGATTTCCACCTGACCTAGTTTCGAATCTTCAAACACCACCGTATGGCTGTCTCCGCCGTTAATCACGGTTTGCCCCATGACCTTCAGGTTCGAAGCATAAAAATCATGCTGCACGCTCTTTTGAATCTCAAGATTGCCTTGAACGTTTACATTTTTTACTGAAATAAAATCCCCTTGAATGCTGAGATCCCCATCAAGCGTTACATGACCTGCGTCCAATACCCTGTTTCCGCTGAATTCAGCTTGTCCAAGCTGCGGCACCTGACCACTTTGTGTCAATTCCAGATACGTAATCTTAGAGATGGTTTGATCAACAGCAACGAATCGCATCTTGGCCCCTTCAAGAATCGATTGATTCCCCGATGTAAACAAAGGAGCTAAGGACTCGGTGACTTGATAGCTTTTTCCATCGATGATGACCTTTCCATCTTCCATACGGTCCACGGTGGCGGTGTGAGCTTGGAAAAAAGGAAGGGCTTTAGAAAGCATCACCGCAATTTCCTGACGGAGAGCATGGCGCTTCGGGCCGAACTGCTGGCCGTCTCCTTGGATCACTCCCGCTTGACTCCAGAACTGTACGGCTTCACGAGCCCAAGGGCTAATTTGCTGTTGATCGGTAAAAGCAAGGTCTGAACCAGCTCCTCCAGCTGGCTTCACCCCGGCTGCTCGAGCTAAAAGAACCGCGATCTCCTCGCGTGTAATCGGATCGTTCGGACGGTAGTGCCCTTTGCCGTCTCCTTGAAGGATTCCCAGCTTGTCAAGGGCAGCGATCGGCTTCTCAGCCCAGCTTCCTTGCATGACATCCACAAAGGGAGACGTAAGAGTCTCGTCGGTCAAGTTAACATTCAGCGCATTCGCTATGATCGCTGCAAACTCTTGGCGAGTCAAATGGTCCAGAGGACGAAATTGCCCCTTGGCATCGCCCTTCATGATTCCCCGTTGCTGCATCTCTTGAATGGATTCCTCTGCCCATGCCGCAGCATGACCTGAAGCATCCGCTTGCATCGGTTGCGAGAGAGGACTAAACGCCGTTAAGGCTGCAAGGGATACAGCCAGCATACGATTCCATGTTTTCAAGCGAACCCCTCCTATTCTATCCCTACATTCGTCCAAGCGGTTTGGAGAGATTGATAGGCATCTGATCCTTTTCCATACAGCTCTTCGCAAGCCAATAGCGTGGCTGCCCGAGCACCTGAAAAGTCGGTATTCGGTGTCATATAGTCACGGAGCGCCAAGTACCATACCTTCCCTGCCTCCACGCGAGACCCTATGGCCTCTGCAAAATGATAGAACGCCTTGTTTGGAATACCGGAATTAATATGGACGCCCCCATTGTCTAAATGCGTGACAACATATTGATCCATATGGCCCGGTTGATCCCCCAATTCCGGGTCATCCATGTAACGTAGAGCATCCCCTTCAATCCCAGGTGTCCAGATCTCTTCGCCTAGCAGCCAATTTTCGTTTTCAATCGCCGTACCTAGAGCATCCGCCCAGGATTCATTCAATGCCCCGGATTGATCCTGATAAATCAGATCAGCGGTATACTGTATAACCGCATGGGTGATTTCATGTGCAACCACATCGAGTGCGCCGGAGAGCGAGGTCATCAACTCTCCGTCCCCATCTCCATAGACCATTTGCCCTATGCCACCGCTCCAAAAAGCATTGTTATAGTCTTTCGAGTAATGAACATTTGATATAATGGGTGCCCCCATATCATCATAGGAGTTGCGGCCAAGCTCATTTAAATAAAAATCATAGACAATGGAAGCGTTATAGTGGGCATCTACAGCAGCCCGTTGCAACTCATCGTCCCATACGTTGTCAGTGTCCACAACATAGGCTTGGGAAGTGGTTCCATTGCTGTAGGTATAGGTGTTAATCGTTCCACCCTGCAGCGCCATCATTTTGGTGCGATCCTCAAGATAAAACTCATTTCCCTTTTTCACCGTGTTAATCCATTTGGCCTCCAGGTCGGCGCCTGTTCCAATCCCGATAGCTTCCGCTGCTGAATTGAAGGCATTAACAATGGACCCATCCACAGCTGAGACAAAAATGATCCAATCCCCAGGCGTGTTGCCCCCTAGGTAACAGACGTTAACCTTATACGTTAAAATCGCCTGGTCACCTTGAGGCAGGTAAGTTAACTCACTTGTGATAGGAACCGCCAGCTCCCCTTGATACCCCGTGTATTCTAGCGCTTTCTGCTCTGCCGCTTCATTTGATAGGGTCGCTTTAGTTGCATTCACAACCAATGGTTTGTACTTTCCCGTTACACCGGATAGGCGCCCATTCTTTTCATGTACAATTAATTGCTCTCCATAGACAGGAACACCGTTCATGACACGATCCAGACGCGTATGATGGGTTAGTGACTTCGTTAAGCTCTTCTTCCCCGTTACACCCGCCTTGGGTTCAGGCATCTTTTTCACCTTGAACTCCTTCGCCACATCTTTGATGCCATAGGTCCCTTTTACCTTGCTGAGCGCATCCAATGCCCTCTCCTGTGGGTTCACCCCACGCAAAGAACCAAGATCCCCCACTAGATTGTGAATTTCCCCTCTCTCATTCTTCAAAACTTTCTTCTCTACTAAAGCATAAGAACTAGTCGGCTCGAATAATAGAATCGAGGCCATCAGTGAAGAAAGGACTAAGGTTGAGACTACTCTCTTATTCATTCGGCTCTTCTCTCCCAAAGGTTTTTTGTCATATTTATAAAAAGTAGCAATATTAGAATTATATCTGGTTTAGAAAAAATTGGACAGGTTTCTTTTTAGAATAATAGGAATAAAGTCCGGTCCTTTCCCCCAAAAAATAAGCGGAGAAATTTCCCCTATTTCCAAAAGTGAGGGCGTTGGGCGGAGCATAAGCGGAAAGATTTCCGCTATTTGCCCTAAACGCCAAGGAAAGGGGCAATTTTTGCTTGTTAACGGAACTTTCTCCGCCTCATTCGCTCTTTTTTCCCTCATATCAGAAAATAACGGAACTTTCTCCGCTTACGGATCCCCCTCCGCCCTCTCTCTACCTTTTCCACACAAAAAAAAAGACTATTTTCCTTTCGGGAAAACAGTCTCCATATCATCCTTTTATGATTCGTCTGGTGCAGCCTCAGGGAACCACCGTTACACTAAAGGAGGTCAAAGCTGTGCCGCCTTTTCCATCGTTTGCTTCGATTTCCATTATCGTGCTGCCTACCATAAGAGGTGTGAGAGTCAATTGACTACCTTCCAAGATCACTGAACCCACTCCCTCATCTAAAGGTGTCACGGTAAAGCTCAAAGGATCTTGATTCGGATCGACGAAGACCTCGCCTAAGTCGATCGTGATCACAGCCCCCTCCTCGAGCACCAATTGCTGCCCGGGAATCACCTTCGCTACCACAGGCGGAAGATTCTCGCTATCTGGGGAGGCTTGAACGGTTACGGTAAAACTCAACTCCGCCTTTTTCCCTTGTGGGTTTTCCGCTTGAAGCGACACCGTCGTCACCCCTACCCCTTTCGGATGAAGAATAACTTCCATCCCTTCGAGGGTGGCCTCCACCAGTTTGGTATCGCTGGAGTAAACACTTAAGGTCACACTCGCTGGTTCTTCAAACACCTGTTGAATATGAAGTCTCACGGCTCCACCCTCTAGATAGAGGACTTGATCATCTAGTCGCTGCCCGATCACGGGAGCAGGACAAGAAGGTGGCGGAAGAACAACGTCTGGGCTCTCCACAAGAGTCGTAAAGGTGTGCGTTCTCGTTCCTCCTCTTCCGTCTGTCGCCTTCACGGTCACCGTCGATTGGCCCGCTTTCATCGGAACGATCACGAGCTGCGGATCCAACGCATCCTGTACAACCCGAACCGAGGTCTCTTCGGTGGACTGAGCAAAGAAGTGCAGCAGATCTCCGTCAGGGTCCCTAAATACAGGAGCAAGAGGAAGGGTGCGTGGACCTTCTCCTACCTTTACCACCTGATGCTCAATAGGCTGCTCGATCGTCGGGGTCTGATTGGCGCCCGTGTAGCCATTTATAATAATGTTGGCTAGCACGACAGGATCCATTACACTCAAGAGACCATCCGAATTCATATCGGAAACCAGCTTTTCAGCGGCTGTCGGAACTTCTCTTTCCAGTATGAAATTAATGAGATTGATCCAATCTGTCACGTCCGTGAACTGATCGAAGTTCGAGTCTCCCATAAAGAAAAACGCTTGAACCGTTTCATTCCCTGCTGCATCCCGCACATACAGGGTGTAGGGACGATTTTCGGTGATGACAATCGAATCCGTGAAGCTTTCACCCATCGTTATTACTTCCTGCTTAGAAAGTAAGCCCGCGCTTGCTTTTCGCTCTACGATGGCCGTTCCCGTTCCATCTAGATTCAGCTCGACCAGAATAGAAGCGTCTTTATCATTAGGGCTTTGAGTTAAGCTCTGGACCGAAATAGAAGGACTTTCTACATCGATATTCGTAATCTGGATCGACCTGACGGCAACATTTCCTGCCGCATCCCTCGCAAACACCGTGTAGGTTCCATTCTCATACACCTCAAAGGTATCACCCTCTAAGACCACGCCAATGGAAGCAAAATCCTCGATAGCTAGGTTTCCTTTTGCCCACTTTTTCATA is a window from the Ammoniphilus sp. CFH 90114 genome containing:
- a CDS encoding M4 family metallopeptidase; protein product: MNKRVVSTLVLSSLMASILLFEPTSSYALVEKKVLKNERGEIHNLVGDLGSLRGVNPQERALDALSKVKGTYGIKDVAKEFKVKKMPEPKAGVTGKKSLTKSLTHHTRLDRVMNGVPVYGEQLIVHEKNGRLSGVTGKYKPLVVNATKATLSNEAAEQKALEYTGYQGELAVPITSELTYLPQGDQAILTYKVNVCYLGGNTPGDWIIFVSAVDGSIVNAFNSAAEAIGIGTGADLEAKWINTVKKGNEFYLEDRTKMMALQGGTINTYTYSNGTTSQAYVVDTDNVWDDELQRAAVDAHYNASIVYDFYLNELGRNSYDDMGAPIISNVHYSKDYNNAFWSGGIGQMVYGDGDGELMTSLSGALDVVAHEITHAVIQYTADLIYQDQSGALNESWADALGTAIENENWLLGEEIWTPGIEGDALRYMDDPELGDQPGHMDQYVVTHLDNGGVHINSGIPNKAFYHFAEAIGSRVEAGKVWYLALRDYMTPNTDFSGARAATLLACEELYGKGSDAYQSLQTAWTNVGIE